The Halotia branconii CENA392 region AGGGGTCGGGAGCGTAGTAAAATCCAGCACCACTAACTGTTTGTGTCACCCAGCTGTTAATTACTCCAGGCTGTACCACAATCCGTTGATTGTCTAAATCAACGTTTAGAATTTGCCGCATTAATGAAGTAACAATCAAAATAGAATCTTCAGTTGGTAAGGCTCCACCAGATAGACCAGTACCAGAGCCGCGTGCTATGAACGGGATAGAGTGTTGATTGCATATCTTTACCACTTCAGCAACTTTTTCTGTAGTTCTTGGTAGTAACACCAAAGCCGGACGTTGGCGATAGCTAGTTAAACCATCACATTCATAAGTAATCAGTTCCTCACGACGTTGGATTACACCATTTTTGCCGAGGACAGCCTCAAATTGTTTAATGATAGGTTGCCAGTTACGTTGTTTTTTATCTTCGATCAGCATGGTTTTTGAATGGGGTTAGGAGCGAGTAAAGAACGGTGGCAATAAAATACTCATTTTAAATGTCTGGAACCCTTGCAAAAAAGTAATTACGAATTACGAATTATAAAGGTCTGATTTAGTTCTGGTAAATTCAATGCTGATTTTGCCACCGAAATCTGGAATAGGTGCAGAGGGTTTACTGACAGTTAGTTGAACCTTGGTAACACGATCGCACTCTTGTAGTATAGAATCTGCGATCGCCCCTACCAAGCGTTCTAGCAAAGCAAACTTGGATGTTTTTACCAGATTTTGAATCAAGCTGATGATGCTGCGATAATCTAAAGTGTCTTCTATAGCATCAGTCTTGGCAGCGGTGGACATATCTAACCATAATTTTACATCGACCTCAAACCATTGACCTAACACCTGTTCTTCTGGCAAATACCCGGTGTAACCGTAGCAGCGAATCCCCGTCAAATGAATACAGTCCATAAGAGCCTAAGAGCGAAATTAGTATTTTGTAGATAGTTGAACCTGTCGTGTGCGAGTATTTACTCCCATTAATAGCGGTATCGGTTTCTGTACCGCCCAACTTTTCCAGACGGATTTTAAATTAAATTTCCCTATACAAAAACTAAAATTAAAAATTGTCTAATATTTATCTTTAAATTTAATGCCGATCGCCTATAGGAATGTTAATCAATTTTGGGCTTATGTCTTAACCGAGACACTAAAACGTCTGGGATTGACTTGTGCTGTCATTTGTCCCGGTTCACGTTCCACACCGCTAGTAGTCGCCTTTGCTGAACAAGTACCTGAGATTGAAGCGATTTCTATTCTCGATGAACGTTCCGCAGCTTTTTTTGCGTTGGGAGTAGCTCAAGCAACTGGTAAGCCTGTAGCACTAGTTTGTACCTCTGGTACAGCAGGAGCGAACTTTTACCCAGCAATCATTGAAGCGAGAGAAAGTCGTGTTCCCATGTTGGTATTAACTGCTGATAGACCAAATGAACTGCGAAACTGTCACTCTGGACAAACAATAGATCAACTGAAGCTATATGGAAATTACCCAAACTGGCAAGCAGAGGTAGCCTTACCTTCCCTAGAAATGGGAATGCTAGCTTATCTTCGGCAAACAATAATTCACGCTTGGGAGAGAACGCAAACTCCGACAAAAGGCCCAGTACATCTAAATATTCCCTTTCGTGATCCTCTCGCCCCCATACCTGACAATACTGACTGGAGCTATTTGCAGTCACAGTTTAATTTAGAAGACTTCTTTGCTGGAATCACAAACCCATGCCCACTTGCCCATGCCCTATGCCCCATACCCAAAGAATGGCAACAATGCGATCGCGGTATCATTATCGCTGGTGTAGCCCAACCGCAACAGCCACAGGAGTATTGTAAGGCGATCGCGCATCTTTCCCAGACTCTTAAATGGCCTGTGCTAGCAGAGGGACTTTCCCCACTGAGAAATTATGCTCACCTCAATCCCTATTTAATTTCTACTTATGACCTAATTTTGCGTAATCAGCAACTAGCCAAGCAGCTAGCACCAGATATCGTAATTCAAGTAGGAGATATGCCTACTAGTAAAGAACTGCGTAACTGGATTGATGCAACCCAACCCCGACGCTGGATCATTGATCCTAGTGACCAAAACCTCGATCCCCTTCATGGGAGAACAATTCATTTACGAGTTGCGATAGAACAACTGGCAGGTGAGCATACTTCGACTGCGCTCAGTAACCAGGGGAGTAGGGGGATAAAATCTTCCTCATCTGAATACATGCAAAAATGGTGTGTAGCAGAAACACAGGTGAGGGTAAATATTGACCAGAACATGGCGACAATGGAGGAATTATTTGAAGGTAAAGCCGCGTGGTTATTATCTCAGATACTACCGCCCAAAACGCCTTTATTTATCGCCAATAGTATGCCTGTGCGGGATGTAGAATTTTTTTGGAGACCAAATAATTTAGGAGTGCGATCGCACTTTAATCGTGGTGCAAACGGCATTGATGGTACATTATCCACAGCTTTAGGAATTGCCCACCGCCAGCAAAGTAGTGTGATGTTAACAGGAGATTTAGCGCTGTTGCATGACACCAATGGTTTTTTAATCCGCAATAAATTTATTGGACATCTCACAATTGTATTAATCAACAACAACGGCGGTGGGATTTTTGAAATGTTACCCATTGCCAATTTTGAGCCTCCATTTGAAGAGTTTTTTGGCACTCCCCAAGATATTGATTTTGCCCAGCTTTGCGCTATTTACAATGTGCAGCATGAATTAATTACTTCTTGGCAGCAGTTGCAGCAAAAATTAAACCCGCTACCAACTAAGGGAATGCGGGTTTTAGAGTTGCAAACAAATCGCAAAAATGATGCAAAGTGGCGACAAGATAATCTACGTAATTTTGCCACAGATATTGAAATTTAACTATTCTGGTAGGTATTGCTGAACAGCGATTAGGTGAAAATAAATAATTTTTTGTGTTATCAAAGTTAAAAGTAATTTACCAGAAGTCTTCAAATTACTGATGTTGATTTACAGTATTCTAAATTTCTGAATTTTAATCGTGAAAACCTTAAATATAGAATACATAATCCGCAATTCAATTTTTTAAAAAGGTATATATACATCTACAAATTCAAATCTACCATCATAGTGGTAAATTGTATTCAAATTCTTAGCTACCATTAAGCATATTTTTTTATTTTCATTTAAACATTTAGTAAATTCTTGTGGTATGTCTAATGATATTATAAGGGATTTACTAGCTTCGTTCCAATTAATATCTGCTTTTACATCTTTTACAAAATCATCCAATGTTCTTTTATATCCATATTGAATTAATTCAAAATATAAACTTGTCTTTATTAAATCATAAAACTCATCAAATAATAGTTCTAACTTATCTTCATTACTTATAGCATCGATATAGAAATCATCATATTTTTGCTGAAAAAAATTACAATTAGCTATATGATAAAGATTATATTCTTCCAATATATCGCTAAAAATTTTAGCTTTAATAAAATGAATACGAGCAATAGTTTGTTCTTTATTTATAATATATCTAGCAATATAATTATCTTCATCTATCTCAAATGTATCAATTTTCTCTTCATCAAATAGCATTCTTATTAATTTTGAATCTATTA contains the following coding sequences:
- the menD gene encoding 2-succinyl-5-enolpyruvyl-6-hydroxy-3-cyclohexene-1-carboxylic-acid synthase; this encodes MPIAYRNVNQFWAYVLTETLKRLGLTCAVICPGSRSTPLVVAFAEQVPEIEAISILDERSAAFFALGVAQATGKPVALVCTSGTAGANFYPAIIEARESRVPMLVLTADRPNELRNCHSGQTIDQLKLYGNYPNWQAEVALPSLEMGMLAYLRQTIIHAWERTQTPTKGPVHLNIPFRDPLAPIPDNTDWSYLQSQFNLEDFFAGITNPCPLAHALCPIPKEWQQCDRGIIIAGVAQPQQPQEYCKAIAHLSQTLKWPVLAEGLSPLRNYAHLNPYLISTYDLILRNQQLAKQLAPDIVIQVGDMPTSKELRNWIDATQPRRWIIDPSDQNLDPLHGRTIHLRVAIEQLAGEHTSTALSNQGSRGIKSSSSEYMQKWCVAETQVRVNIDQNMATMEELFEGKAAWLLSQILPPKTPLFIANSMPVRDVEFFWRPNNLGVRSHFNRGANGIDGTLSTALGIAHRQQSSVMLTGDLALLHDTNGFLIRNKFIGHLTIVLINNNGGGIFEMLPIANFEPPFEEFFGTPQDIDFAQLCAIYNVQHELITSWQQLQQKLNPLPTKGMRVLELQTNRKNDAKWRQDNLRNFATDIEI
- the folB gene encoding dihydroneopterin aldolase — translated: MDCIHLTGIRCYGYTGYLPEEQVLGQWFEVDVKLWLDMSTAAKTDAIEDTLDYRSIISLIQNLVKTSKFALLERLVGAIADSILQECDRVTKVQLTVSKPSAPIPDFGGKISIEFTRTKSDLYNS